AGATATTCTGCTCCTGCTTCTCTAACTTTCTTTCTTAATTCAGTTTCTTCGTTAACAGTGATACCTTGGTAATCTACTAAAACTACTGATTTAGAATCTTTTATTTTTTGTGTTAGTTCAGCTACTTGGTTTATTTTTGCTTGAGTTGCCATTCTTTGATTCACCTCCTCTTTTTTCTAAAAATTACCTCCGTGCCAAAGATAAGAACGGAGGTTGTAATCAAACTATGAGGCTAGCGAAACCTTATTCCAACCTCGGTAGGATACTTTAAGGTTTACAACCACCTACGGTCTTTGGTTTGGATCTATATTAAATTATTTATCCAACATATTTTGCTACTAACGCAGGGTCCATTTTTACTCCAGGTCCCATTGTTAATGATACTGCTACAGTTCTTAGGTATTGTCCTTTAGAAGTAGCTGGTTTTAATCTGTTGATTTGTCCCATGAAAGTTTTGAAGTTTTCTTCGATTTTTTCAAATGGGAAGTCAGCTTTACCGATTGGTACGTGAATTGATCCTAATTTGTCAACTCTGAAAGCTAATTTACCTTTTTTAAATTCTTTAACTGCATCTGCAACGTTTGGAGTTACAGTTCCTGATTTAGGGTTAGGCATTAAACCTTTAGTTCCTAATATTCTTCCTAGTCTTCCGATCTTAGGCATCATGTCTGGAGTAGCTATAACGATATCGAAATCTAGCCATCCTTGTTGAATTTTTTCTATATACTCTTCAGCTCCTGCATAATCTGCACCTGCTGCTAAAGCCTTTTCAATGTTTTCTCCTGATGTAATAGCTAGGATTCTAACTGTTTTACCAGTTCCGTGAGGTAATACAACTGTACCTCTAACTTGTTGTTCAGCATGTCTTGGGTCTACTCCAAGTCTTAATGCTACTTCAACAGTTTCGTTGAATTTAGCTGTTTTAGTCTTTAGAACTAATTCTAAAGCTTCTTGTACATCATAAAGTTTTCCTGTTTCTATTAACTTAGCCATTTCTAAGTATTTTTTTCCTCTATGTTTTGCCATATTTTTAATTTCCTCCCTTTGTGGTTACGCGGATTACCTCCTACCACTTAATTATGAAACAGTCCATTCTGTTTCCAAAACAAATTAATTAGTCTACTATTTTTATTCCCATTGATCTTGCTGATCCAGCTATAATTCTCATAGCTGCTTCTACTGATGCTGCATTTAAGTCAGGCATTTTTGTTTCAGCAATTTCTCTTAATTTAGCTGTTGTAATTTGTCCAGCAACTTCTGTTTTTGAGTTCTTAGCTGCTGTTTTAATTCCTGCTGCTTTCTTTAATAAGTCTGATGCAGGTGGAGTTTTTAGTATAAATGTGAAGCTTCTGTCGTCATATACAGAAATTTCAACTGGGATTATCCATCCTGATTTATCTTGAGTTTTTGCATTGAAAGCTTTACAGAATTCCATGATGTTAACTCCGTGAGCTCCTAATGCTGGTCCAACTGGTGGAGCTGGGTTAGCCTTTCCTGCTGGTAATTGTAGTTTTATAATTTGAATTACTTCTTTTGCCATTTTTAAAAATTACACCTCCGAAAAATTGTGGTAATGACGGTGTCATTCTCCCACTAACAAGAGCCAATTATGCCTTTTGAACATTGTCAAAGTCAAGTTCTGCTGGAGTCATTCTTCCGAACATCTCTATCATTACTTTAACTTTCTTTTGTTCCATATCTATTTCTACCACTTTACCTTCCTGACCTGCAAATGATTCATCAAGAATTCTTACATAGTCACCAACGGCAAAGTCTACTTTTACAACTTCTCTGATCTGTTTTTCTTCCTCTGGAACATCGTATCCAATTAGATCAAATATATGTCTAACTTCGTCTTCTTCCATAGGGATAGGGTCAGATCCAACTCCGACGAAACCTGTAACACCGTTTGTGTTTCTTACAACATACCAAGCTTCAGAATCAACTTTATAGTTAATTCCTTCGTTACTTTCCTCTCTTGTAGCTACCATTTCAAGCATTACATATCCAGGAAATAACTTTCTGGCAACAGTTTTCATCTTCCCTCTTACTTCTTCTACTGTCTCCTCTTCAGGAACAAGAATCTTAGTTACGATATCTCCCATTCCAAGAGTCTCTATTTTCTGTTCAAGGTCTGTTTTTACTTTTTTTTCATACCCAGA
The genomic region above belongs to Fusobacterium sp. DD2 and contains:
- the nusG gene encoding transcription termination/antitermination protein NusG; protein product: MEKTVVKRWFMIHTYSGYEKKVKTDLEQKIETLGMGDIVTKILVPEEETVEEVRGKMKTVARKLFPGYVMLEMVATREESNEGINYKVDSEAWYVVRNTNGVTGFVGVGSDPIPMEEDEVRHIFDLIGYDVPEEEKQIREVVKVDFAVGDYVRILDESFAGQEGKVVEIDMEQKKVKVMIEMFGRMTPAELDFDNVQKA
- the rplK gene encoding 50S ribosomal protein L11; translation: MAKEVIQIIKLQLPAGKANPAPPVGPALGAHGVNIMEFCKAFNAKTQDKSGWIIPVEISVYDDRSFTFILKTPPASDLLKKAAGIKTAAKNSKTEVAGQITTAKLREIAETKMPDLNAASVEAAMRIIAGSARSMGIKIVD
- the rplA gene encoding 50S ribosomal protein L1, which produces MAKHRGKKYLEMAKLIETGKLYDVQEALELVLKTKTAKFNETVEVALRLGVDPRHAEQQVRGTVVLPHGTGKTVRILAITSGENIEKALAAGADYAGAEEYIEKIQQGWLDFDIVIATPDMMPKIGRLGRILGTKGLMPNPKSGTVTPNVADAVKEFKKGKLAFRVDKLGSIHVPIGKADFPFEKIEENFKTFMGQINRLKPATSKGQYLRTVAVSLTMGPGVKMDPALVAKYVG